A single Pedobacter sp. PACM 27299 DNA region contains:
- a CDS encoding RagB/SusD family nutrient uptake outer membrane protein codes for MNKYLLIILSLLILGCSKSKVEPNPEPTPQKKHQVTGFVEKGPFLQGSKVTLIELDNNLAPTGKTYETTTTNDMGAFEFKDIVLSSDYAKFSIDGFYFDEVRNTLSTSRIILTSIAKIGEIAKVNVNLLTHLESNRIVKLVKTDKLDFAAAKKQATTELLAGLDIKQNLTKETDELSLTDGTKDAAVLMAISAVMLNNPVHTDASLSEYLSKISTQLENTGTLDESTKTTFKSYASRIDPERIKANLIARYKTLGKEVNVLDDLKSIIGAIDVPVIVPELNEAEIITFATVVLNRYALFIEKYDLYDALYAPNKTHTNLSPSFTQFYNHSVGVQNLEVYNLWVQAYQTLAALNEVMKKSENQSNAKVQELRKGMTILRAHVYYLLTDTWGNVPVPKFDMILEPIPKPQAKEETRTENMAALSALLAPESLSNPLKSTLGNMTALGFALLAKYEILTGQYASAKQHLAKLENAGLFKLALPGNKFVNSTDNETLAGYDTNSGPAFASSAFVAIAKKGVYPSIMRATEVVLLQAEVEMQLGNLTAAVSYLNKVRVRNGKSNIAQSTKEELIKFILEEYKEDLGMEGVYFSALKRFGKAETILGIPAYKTLLPFPFDELKYNYLIAQNPGY; via the coding sequence ATGAATAAATATTTACTGATTATCCTCTCCCTCCTCATTTTAGGCTGCAGCAAAAGCAAAGTCGAGCCAAACCCAGAGCCAACTCCTCAAAAAAAACATCAGGTAACTGGTTTTGTCGAAAAAGGACCGTTTCTACAAGGTTCAAAAGTAACTTTGATAGAATTAGACAATAACCTTGCTCCAACCGGAAAAACCTACGAAACCACCACTACCAACGACATGGGTGCTTTCGAATTCAAAGACATCGTACTCAGCTCTGATTATGCGAAGTTTTCAATTGACGGTTTCTATTTTGATGAAGTAAGAAACACACTGTCTACTTCAAGAATCATCCTGACTTCCATCGCAAAAATCGGCGAAATTGCAAAGGTAAACGTCAACCTCTTGACACACTTGGAAAGCAATAGGATTGTGAAACTTGTTAAAACTGACAAGTTAGATTTCGCTGCAGCGAAAAAACAAGCAACTACTGAATTATTGGCCGGATTAGACATCAAACAAAACCTGACTAAGGAAACAGACGAATTGAGCCTGACTGATGGAACTAAAGATGCAGCAGTACTAATGGCCATCTCGGCAGTAATGCTCAATAATCCAGTCCATACAGATGCGAGTCTGTCAGAATACCTGAGTAAAATCAGTACACAGTTGGAAAACACAGGCACTTTAGATGAAAGCACCAAAACCACTTTCAAATCCTATGCTTCCCGTATCGACCCGGAAAGGATCAAGGCCAACTTGATTGCCCGCTATAAAACATTAGGAAAGGAAGTGAATGTATTGGACGACCTCAAAAGCATTATTGGCGCAATTGATGTTCCAGTGATTGTACCAGAACTGAATGAAGCAGAAATTATCACTTTTGCAACTGTGGTGCTAAACAGATATGCGCTGTTCATAGAGAAATATGACCTTTACGATGCCTTATATGCGCCCAATAAAACACATACAAACCTAAGCCCTAGTTTTACTCAATTCTACAACCACAGTGTCGGCGTGCAAAACCTTGAGGTATATAACCTTTGGGTACAAGCTTACCAAACACTTGCTGCCCTAAACGAAGTAATGAAGAAATCCGAAAATCAGAGCAATGCTAAAGTCCAGGAGCTGAGAAAAGGTATGACTATTTTACGCGCGCATGTTTATTACTTACTGACCGATACCTGGGGTAACGTACCAGTCCCAAAATTTGACATGATATTAGAGCCTATCCCAAAGCCACAAGCTAAAGAAGAGACTCGTACCGAAAATATGGCTGCCCTGAGTGCGTTGTTGGCACCGGAAAGCCTCTCTAACCCGCTGAAGAGTACCTTAGGAAACATGACTGCATTAGGCTTTGCTCTGCTAGCCAAGTATGAAATACTGACTGGCCAGTATGCTTCCGCCAAACAGCATTTAGCCAAATTGGAGAATGCAGGCTTGTTCAAACTAGCCCTGCCAGGAAACAAATTCGTCAATTCTACAGACAATGAAACACTTGCCGGATACGACACCAATTCAGGACCTGCTTTCGCCAGCTCTGCCTTTGTTGCAATTGCAAAGAAAGGAGTATATCCATCTATTATGCGCGCCACCGAGGTCGTACTGCTGCAAGCAGAAGTAGAAATGCAATTGGGTAATCTGACAGCTGCAGTCAGCTACCTAAACAAAGTGAGGGTAAGAAATGGCAAAAGCAATATTGCCCAAAGCACCAAAGAAGAACTCATCAAATTCATATTAGAAGAATATAAAGAAGACTTGGGCATGGAAGGTGTATACTTTTCGGCATTGAAGCGTTTTGGAAAAGCAGAAACCATTTTAGGCATCCCTGCCTATAAAACGTTACTTCCTTTTCCCTTCGATGAATTAAAATATAATTATCTGATTGCACAAAATCCAGGTTATTAA
- the gmd gene encoding GDP-mannose 4,6-dehydratase encodes MKVALITGVTGQDGAYLAEFLLKKGYFVHGLKRRSSSFNTERIDHLYQDQHEKNLNFKLHYGDLTDSTNLIRIIQEVQPDEIYNLAAMSHVKVSFETPEYTANADGIGPLRLLEAIRILGLVEKTKIYQASTSELYGLVQAVPQSETTPFYPRSPYAVAKMYGYWITVNYREAYHMYACNGILFNHESPVRGETFVTRKITRAACKIALGLQSCLYLGNLSAQRDWGHAKDYVEAMWLILQQEKPEDYVIATGVTTTVRDFVKMSFAELGIEVEFSGKDQYERGVIIDVDQDVIKKLGLNDEFLKPGTVVVQVDEKYFRPTEVDLLLGDPTKANTQLGWIPKYDLPALVQDMVQSDLHLMKKDEYLKQGGLRP; translated from the coding sequence ATGAAAGTTGCATTAATCACAGGCGTTACAGGACAAGATGGAGCATATCTTGCCGAGTTTTTATTGAAAAAAGGATATTTTGTCCATGGATTGAAAAGACGCTCTTCTTCTTTTAATACGGAACGTATAGACCATTTATACCAGGATCAGCATGAGAAAAATCTGAACTTTAAATTGCATTATGGCGATTTAACGGATTCTACTAATTTGATTAGGATCATTCAGGAGGTTCAGCCAGATGAGATTTATAATCTTGCGGCAATGAGCCATGTGAAAGTAAGTTTTGAAACACCTGAATATACAGCGAATGCCGATGGTATTGGTCCACTAAGATTACTGGAAGCCATCAGAATTTTAGGACTTGTAGAGAAAACTAAGATTTACCAGGCTTCGACCTCTGAATTATATGGATTAGTTCAGGCCGTTCCACAAAGTGAAACCACGCCTTTCTACCCTCGTTCCCCTTATGCAGTCGCAAAAATGTATGGTTATTGGATCACTGTAAATTACAGAGAGGCGTATCACATGTATGCTTGTAACGGGATTTTATTTAACCATGAGAGTCCAGTAAGAGGGGAAACTTTTGTAACACGTAAGATTACACGTGCCGCTTGTAAGATTGCTTTAGGCTTGCAAAGTTGCTTATATCTCGGTAACTTATCTGCTCAGAGAGATTGGGGACATGCGAAAGATTACGTTGAGGCCATGTGGTTGATCCTTCAACAGGAAAAACCTGAAGATTATGTGATCGCAACTGGCGTGACGACTACCGTTCGTGATTTTGTGAAAATGAGTTTTGCAGAGTTGGGAATAGAGGTCGAATTTAGCGGAAAAGATCAGTATGAACGCGGTGTGATCATTGATGTTGATCAGGATGTTATAAAAAAATTAGGATTAAACGACGAATTTTTAAAACCGGGTACGGTTGTTGTTCAGGTGGACGAAAAATACTTCAGACCAACAGAGGTTGATTTGCTGTTAGGAGATCCAACAAAGGCGAATACGCAATTGGGATGGATCCCGAAATATGATTTACCTGCATTGGTTCAGGATATGGTTCAGTCAGATCTTCATTTGATGAAGAAAGATGAATACCTGAAGCAAGGGGGTTTAAGACCTTGA
- a CDS encoding SLBB domain-containing protein, which translates to MNVRNIFTAVLFFVTVLVAQSAFSQTNYADVKVDDLTDAQIRQMIQRAESVGYSEAQLEQMAAAQGMKPAEAQKLRARVDKLKGASGATVTDESTDRQADINTSKITKNKSVPSTKTTKVDLDAGPKIFGAELFANSSISFEPNLRMATPKNYVIGPDDELLIDLSGDNEASYKLKVNPEGVITLQYVGPVAVGGLSIEQASSKIRAKMAGTYPALRSGRTNLSLNLGNIRSIKITLLGEVVKPGSYTLSSLSTVFNALNASGGPNFNGSFRQIQVIRGNKVISTIDVYDFLLNGIQKNNIRLQDQDVINIPVYQSRVEMSGEVKRPALFEVLSNESLEDVIRFAGGFSNKAYTAQIKVLQNTNKERKITDVRAEQFATYGPLNGDKYIVEGILDRFENRVEIAGAVFRPGQFELDKGLTLKGLIAKADGITEDAFLNRGYISRLNPDNSLSLISFDLGKLMDGTQDDLPLFREDKVTISSIFALRDEYKVTIQGEVRAPGVFDYADNMKLEDVIQMAGGFKEGATPNRIEISRRIKNSDAMSASALTAEVFNLSVDPNLKIVDTDFVLKPFDVVSIRSSEGYQIQKQVKLEGEVLYPGTYTIMQKNERISDIIKRAGGLTHTAYPDGASLKRPGAEKVNSNDKNAINNKEEDDKKLLNLKRAQEVGTKDTIKTDIEQKLIQSDLVGIDLMQILKKPQSRYDLIVEDGDIIRVPRQLQIVKVTGEVLNPNGIVYLPSKNFKQYINGAGGFTAYAHKKGAYIKYANGSVEAARKFLFFNNYPKVKPGAEILVPKKAERERMTAQSWIGLGTALASMGAIIVSLLR; encoded by the coding sequence ATGAACGTTAGAAATATCTTTACCGCTGTTCTTTTTTTTGTTACGGTGTTAGTTGCACAAAGTGCGTTTTCGCAAACTAATTATGCGGATGTTAAGGTTGATGATTTGACTGATGCACAGATTAGACAGATGATTCAACGTGCCGAATCGGTTGGGTATAGTGAAGCTCAATTAGAGCAAATGGCCGCTGCACAAGGAATGAAGCCAGCTGAAGCTCAAAAATTACGTGCCAGAGTGGATAAATTAAAAGGTGCTTCTGGAGCCACAGTTACTGATGAATCTACTGATAGGCAGGCAGATATCAATACCAGTAAAATAACTAAAAACAAGAGTGTGCCTAGCACGAAAACTACAAAAGTAGATTTGGATGCTGGACCGAAAATATTTGGAGCAGAACTGTTTGCAAATAGCAGTATTTCCTTTGAGCCTAATTTAAGAATGGCTACCCCTAAAAATTATGTAATTGGTCCCGATGATGAGTTGTTAATCGATTTGAGTGGAGACAATGAGGCCAGCTATAAGTTAAAGGTAAATCCGGAGGGAGTTATTACCTTACAGTATGTAGGCCCTGTTGCTGTTGGCGGCTTATCAATTGAGCAAGCAAGTTCAAAAATTAGAGCTAAAATGGCTGGAACCTATCCAGCTCTGAGAAGTGGAAGAACTAATCTTTCACTTAACCTTGGAAATATTAGAAGTATTAAAATTACCTTATTAGGTGAGGTGGTTAAACCAGGTTCCTATACATTGTCTTCTCTATCTACAGTATTCAATGCCTTAAATGCATCTGGAGGACCTAATTTTAACGGTTCCTTCCGTCAAATACAAGTAATTAGAGGGAATAAGGTGATTTCAACTATTGATGTGTATGACTTTTTATTAAATGGGATCCAAAAAAATAACATCAGATTACAAGACCAGGATGTAATTAATATTCCAGTTTATCAAAGTCGTGTGGAGATGTCAGGAGAAGTAAAACGCCCTGCTCTATTTGAGGTACTGAGTAATGAAAGTCTAGAAGATGTGATCAGATTTGCTGGTGGTTTCTCTAATAAAGCCTATACTGCGCAGATCAAAGTATTACAAAACACGAATAAGGAACGTAAGATTACCGATGTAAGGGCAGAACAGTTTGCTACTTATGGCCCATTAAATGGGGATAAATATATTGTAGAAGGCATTCTTGATCGTTTTGAAAACAGAGTCGAAATTGCTGGAGCTGTTTTTCGTCCTGGACAGTTTGAATTGGATAAAGGATTAACCTTAAAAGGATTAATTGCTAAAGCAGATGGAATTACTGAAGACGCATTCTTGAATAGAGGATATATCTCCCGGTTGAACCCAGATAATAGTCTTTCTTTAATATCATTTGATTTAGGTAAACTAATGGACGGTACTCAAGACGACCTACCATTATTTAGAGAAGATAAAGTAACCATTTCATCAATTTTTGCCTTACGAGATGAGTATAAGGTGACTATCCAAGGTGAAGTGAGAGCCCCAGGCGTATTTGATTATGCAGATAATATGAAGCTGGAAGATGTGATTCAAATGGCAGGAGGTTTTAAAGAAGGTGCTACTCCAAACCGTATTGAGATCTCCAGAAGGATAAAGAATAGCGATGCAATGTCTGCTTCCGCATTAACGGCTGAAGTTTTTAATCTAAGTGTGGATCCGAATCTTAAGATCGTAGATACAGATTTCGTATTAAAGCCTTTTGATGTGGTTTCAATTCGAAGTTCAGAAGGGTATCAGATTCAGAAGCAGGTGAAATTAGAGGGAGAAGTTTTGTATCCTGGTACTTATACTATTATGCAAAAAAATGAAAGGATATCTGATATCATTAAGAGAGCTGGTGGTTTAACCCATACTGCTTATCCTGATGGTGCCTCGCTGAAAAGACCAGGTGCAGAGAAAGTAAATTCTAATGATAAAAATGCGATTAACAACAAGGAAGAAGACGATAAGAAATTATTAAACTTGAAACGTGCCCAGGAAGTGGGTACAAAGGATACTATTAAAACTGATATTGAACAGAAATTAATTCAATCAGATTTAGTGGGAATTGATTTAATGCAAATCTTGAAGAAGCCTCAGTCAAGATATGATTTAATCGTGGAGGATGGGGATATTATCCGTGTACCTAGGCAGTTGCAAATTGTTAAAGTTACTGGAGAAGTACTTAATCCTAATGGAATTGTTTACTTGCCAAGCAAAAATTTCAAACAATATATTAATGGTGCCGGAGGCTTTACAGCTTATGCCCATAAAAAAGGTGCTTATATTAAATATGCTAATGGTTCAGTAGAGGCAGCAAGGAAGTTTTTATTTTTTAATAACTATCCGAAAGTGAAACCTGGGGCAGAGATTTTGGTGCCAAAAAAGGCAGAACGTGAAAGAATGACTGCACAAAGTTGGATAGGATTGGGCACTGCTCTAGCTTCTATGGGGGCCATAATTGTATCATTACTAAGATAA